The stretch of DNA ATACTGGTCCTAGGAAAGCTGATGGGATAATCAGTTatatgatcaagtgagttcgATTCACCTTACTTCCAAAGATAATCATGTTtgtactgatgatgatcgacaCTTGTGCTCGGATAGACAATCATTACCTGCCGTCTCAGAGGTCACTTCTGACTCCCATGCTGAATTTATCAAGTCTGATAAAGTGTGAGTAGGGTGTTTCTACTAGCTGACCGGTCAAGAAGGGATAcgccttctcatcttcaattaTATGTGAATGCGCAAGGTCCCAAAGACGGCAGTGCTaactttctttctccctcaCAGCGTTCTGGTCGCTTACGGTGATGCCTCTCACCCCGTCCCATCCGCCTACTCGCAATACGCCAACACCGCCCGAGATTCTTACCTCTTCGGTCAATTCACCGaatcatctttaccttccatccccgaatcaccttctctcccaGCTATCGTCCTCTACAAATCATTCGACGAGGGATACTCCATCTTCCCCGCTTCAGAACTTGCCAACCTCGAAGTAAGCGCTTTAACCGAATTCGTCAAGACCAACTCCGTCCCATTATTCGACGAGATCTCACCTGAGAATTTCGGTACCTATGCCGAACAAGGTCTACCCATCGCATATTTGTTTGCTGATCCTTCCGAAGCCGAGTCGAGGGACAAGCTTGTAGAGGAATTGAAACCTTTAGCAAAGGAGTTGAAGGGTAAAGTCAACTTTGTCTATATCGACGCGGTGAAATTCATAGATCACGGTAAATCCTTGAACCTCCCTGGCGATCAATGGCCAGCATTCGTCATTCAAGATTTAGCTGCACAAACCAAATACCCTCTACAGGAAAAGGAAGTTTCAGCTAAAGGTATCAAATCGTTCTTGGATAAATTCGTTAAAGGTGAaattcaaccttccatcaaGTCTGCTCCCATCCCCGAAAAACAAGATGAACCAGTTTACAAGCTCGTCGCGGACGATTGG from Kwoniella europaea PYCC6329 chromosome 2, complete sequence encodes:
- a CDS encoding protein disulfide-isomerase domain; translated protein: MKISSGLTLALAALLPALTSVVASDVLDLAEDTFKGEVFGEDLALVEFFAPWCGHCKNLAPHYEEAATELQKKGIKLAKVDCTEQANLCQEYGVNGYPTLKVFRNGTPTDYTGPRKADGIISYMIKQSLPAVSEVTSDSHAEFIKSDKVVLVAYGDASHPVPSAYSQYANTARDSYLFGQFTESSLPSIPESPSLPAIVLYKSFDEGYSIFPASELANLEVSALTEFVKTNSVPLFDEISPENFGTYAEQGLPIAYLFADPSEAESRDKLVEELKPLAKELKGKVNFVYIDAVKFIDHGKSLNLPGDQWPAFVIQDLAAQTKYPLQEKEVSAKGIKSFLDKFVKGEIQPSIKSAPIPEKQDEPVYKLVADDWENVFGDLDKDVFAEFYAPWCGHCQRLAPIWDTLAEKYATNSNIVIAQMDATENDIPPAAPFKVQGFPTLKFRAAGSSEFIDYNGDRSLDSLVEFVETHRKSTGGEGGAGGSGDVDEEVWEDEDAPEHDEL